A window of the Pseudomonadota bacterium genome harbors these coding sequences:
- a CDS encoding DUF560 domain-containing protein: MNVFLVLLALSAPAAADEVTDQARELLNSHQAGSAYSLLAPLSDERAGDPDFDYLLGIAALDSGQPGQAVFALERVLAVRPEDALARAEIARAYFALSEFETSKQEFENVKTSGEVPPNARATMDQYLSLIDRAQRGEQRVSGYIGFSTGYDSNVNSGTDESSIAIPVLGNLPFQLVDKATSQDNPFAAVSAGVNGLKPIDKNWAVIGGARGYYRATETPFSTADTYLYAGVRGSFGKHEVVLAGQGEDFIIDADSLRFVYGGYAQWNYAVDNKSRLSLSFQGNKIDYPDLTHRNATRYVTSASYLRAMPGKLEPVIYAGVYGGVEQENHGTRPQFGHDLYGGRLGGSIELMPKVRGFASVSMEQRDYHGPDPVFLRTRDDTQYIVSSGVEYKFCENWMLRPNITYTANNSNIPINDYDRVVVGIDVTMQF, encoded by the coding sequence ATGAACGTGTTTCTTGTGCTGCTCGCCTTGAGCGCTCCGGCGGCGGCCGACGAGGTCACCGACCAGGCCCGCGAATTGCTGAACAGCCACCAGGCCGGCAGCGCTTACTCGCTGCTCGCGCCGCTCAGCGACGAGCGTGCCGGCGACCCGGACTTCGATTACCTGCTCGGCATTGCCGCGCTCGACAGCGGCCAGCCGGGCCAGGCGGTATTCGCGCTGGAACGCGTTCTGGCGGTGCGCCCCGAAGACGCGCTGGCCCGCGCCGAAATCGCCCGCGCCTACTTCGCGCTGTCGGAATTCGAAACTTCGAAACAGGAATTCGAAAACGTCAAAACCAGCGGCGAAGTGCCGCCCAATGCGCGCGCCACCATGGACCAGTACCTGTCGCTGATCGATCGCGCCCAGCGCGGCGAGCAACGTGTCAGCGGCTACATCGGCTTCAGCACCGGCTACGACAGCAACGTCAATTCCGGCACCGACGAATCCAGCATCGCCATCCCGGTGCTCGGCAACCTGCCGTTCCAGCTGGTCGACAAGGCCACCTCGCAGGACAACCCCTTCGCCGCGGTCTCGGCCGGCGTCAATGGCCTGAAGCCCATCGACAAGAACTGGGCCGTGATCGGCGGCGCGCGCGGCTATTACCGCGCCACCGAGACGCCATTCTCGACCGCCGATACCTATCTCTATGCCGGCGTGCGCGGCAGCTTCGGCAAGCATGAAGTGGTGTTGGCCGGCCAGGGCGAGGATTTCATCATCGATGCCGACAGCCTGCGCTTCGTCTATGGCGGCTACGCGCAGTGGAACTACGCAGTCGATAACAAGAGCCGGTTGAGCCTGTCGTTCCAGGGTAACAAGATTGATTATCCCGATCTCACCCATCGCAACGCCACGCGCTACGTGACGTCCGCCAGCTACCTGCGCGCCATGCCGGGCAAACTCGAGCCGGTCATTTATGCCGGCGTGTATGGCGGCGTCGAGCAGGAGAATCACGGCACGCGTCCGCAGTTTGGCCACGACCTCTACGGCGGTCGACTCGGCGGCAGCATCGAACTGATGCCGAAAGTGCGCGGCTTTGCCAGCGTGTCCATGGAGCAACGTGATTATCACGGTCCGGACCCGGTATTCCTGCGCACCCGCGACGACACCCAGTACATCGTGTCGAGCGGCGTGGAGTACAAATTCTGCGAGAACTGGATGCTGCGGCCGAACATCACCTACACCGCCAACAACTCCAATATCCCGATCAACGATTACGACCGCGTTGTGGTCGGCATCGACGTCACGATGCAGTTCTGA
- a CDS encoding uroporphyrinogen decarboxylase, producing MSATLANDRLLRVLRGEPVDCTPVWVMRQAGRYLPEYRATRAKAGDFLTLCKTPALACEVTLQPLRRYALDAAILFSDILTIPDAMGLGLSLEEGLGPRFARPLRSRADIERLAVPDPGAELRYVTDAVSLIKRELKGSVPLIGFAGSPWTLATYMVEGQSSREFTRIKGLVYNEPAAAHALLDKLARATSAYLRAQIEAGVDLVMLFDTWGGALSHRAYHEFSLAYMRAILADLPAGVPTVVFTKGGGPWLESIAASGCSAIGLDWTVDIGEVRRRLGDDITLQGNLDPAVMLTNPDVVASEARRIIDSMGAGGRHIFNLGHGITPEVPPEHVSVLVDTVHEHSRRYHCA from the coding sequence ATGAGCGCGACGCTCGCCAATGACCGGCTGTTGCGCGTGTTGCGTGGCGAGCCGGTCGATTGCACGCCGGTGTGGGTCATGCGCCAGGCCGGGCGCTACCTGCCCGAGTACCGCGCGACGCGCGCCAAGGCCGGTGACTTCCTGACCCTGTGCAAGACCCCGGCGCTGGCCTGCGAAGTCACGCTGCAGCCCTTGCGCCGCTATGCGCTCGATGCCGCCATCCTGTTTTCCGACATTCTGACCATTCCCGACGCCATGGGCCTGGGCTTGAGCCTCGAAGAGGGCCTCGGGCCGCGCTTCGCGCGCCCGCTGCGCAGCCGCGCCGACATCGAACGGCTGGCGGTGCCCGACCCGGGCGCTGAACTGCGCTACGTGACCGACGCCGTCAGCCTGATCAAACGCGAACTCAAGGGCAGCGTGCCCCTGATCGGCTTCGCCGGCAGTCCCTGGACGCTGGCGACCTACATGGTGGAAGGCCAGAGCAGCCGCGAATTCACCCGCATCAAGGGCCTCGTCTACAACGAGCCTGCCGCAGCGCACGCATTGCTCGACAAGCTTGCGCGCGCCACCAGCGCCTACCTGCGCGCGCAGATCGAGGCCGGCGTCGATCTCGTCATGCTGTTCGATACCTGGGGCGGTGCGCTGTCGCACCGCGCCTACCACGAATTTTCCCTGGCCTACATGCGCGCCATCCTGGCCGATCTGCCGGCCGGCGTACCGACCGTGGTGTTCACCAAGGGCGGCGGGCCGTGGCTGGAATCGATCGCCGCCAGCGGCTGCTCGGCGATCGGCCTCGACTGGACGGTCGACATCGGCGAGGTGCGCCGGCGGCTCGGCGACGATATCACGCTGCAGGGCAATCTCGACCCGGCCGTGATGTTGACCAATCCCGACGTGGTGGCCAGTGAAGCGCGGCGCATCATCGATTCGATGGGCGCCGGCGGCCGTCACATCTTCAACCTCGGCCACGGCATCACGCCCGAGGTGCCGCCCGAGCACGTCAGCGTGCTGGTCGACACCGTGCACGAGCACAGCCGTCGCTATCACTGTGCCTGA
- a CDS encoding glutamate synthase subunit beta — protein sequence MAKPTGFLEEKRAKQPYRPVAERLRDFRQVMAPYAAEPLNKQAARCMDCGIPFCHQGCPLGNLIPDWNDLVYRDRWDEAIERLHATNNFPEFTGTLCPAPCEGSCVLGVNDDPVTIKAVELAIIDRAFDEGRVLPQPPAKETGKSVAVVGSGPAGLAAAQQLRRAGHKVTVFERADRIGGLLRYGIPEFKMEKRVLDRRLEQMRAEGVEFRASTNVGVDVTVAQLKKDFSAVLLTGGATIARDLPVPGRDLAGIHQAMEFLTLQNRRCEGDEIADADFISAAGKHVVIIGGGDTGADCIGTSHRQGAKSVTSLEILPKPPASRAADNPWPEWPRIYRVASAHEEGGDRLYAVSTKRFIDNGNGQVKALELVNVEMKNVDGRMQIVEVPGSNHELEADLVFLAMGFVGAERADLLDKLGVAITERGNVQRDARWMTSVDGVFAAGDIQRGQSLIVWAIAEGRAAAASIDKHLMGSTDLPAPLA from the coding sequence ATGGCTAAGCCGACGGGTTTTCTCGAGGAGAAGCGCGCCAAGCAGCCGTACCGGCCGGTGGCCGAGCGCCTGCGCGATTTTCGCCAGGTCATGGCGCCCTATGCCGCCGAGCCGCTCAACAAGCAGGCCGCGCGCTGCATGGACTGCGGCATTCCGTTCTGCCACCAGGGCTGCCCGCTGGGCAACCTGATCCCGGACTGGAACGATCTCGTCTACCGCGACCGCTGGGACGAGGCCATCGAGCGTCTGCACGCCACCAACAACTTCCCGGAATTCACCGGCACGCTGTGCCCGGCGCCGTGCGAAGGTTCTTGCGTGCTGGGCGTCAACGACGACCCGGTCACCATCAAGGCGGTGGAACTGGCCATCATCGATCGCGCTTTCGACGAAGGACGGGTTTTGCCGCAGCCGCCCGCCAAGGAAACCGGCAAGTCGGTGGCGGTGGTCGGTTCCGGTCCGGCCGGCCTCGCCGCCGCGCAACAGCTGCGTCGCGCCGGCCACAAGGTCACGGTCTTCGAGCGTGCTGATCGCATCGGTGGCCTGCTGCGCTATGGCATTCCCGAATTCAAGATGGAAAAGCGCGTGCTCGACCGTCGTCTCGAGCAGATGCGCGCCGAGGGCGTCGAGTTTCGCGCCAGCACCAATGTCGGTGTCGACGTGACCGTAGCGCAGTTAAAAAAGGATTTCAGCGCCGTGCTGCTGACCGGCGGCGCCACCATCGCGCGTGACCTGCCGGTGCCGGGCCGCGACCTCGCGGGCATTCACCAGGCGATGGAATTCCTGACCCTGCAAAATCGCCGCTGCGAAGGCGATGAGATTGCCGACGCCGACTTCATCTCGGCCGCGGGCAAGCACGTCGTCATCATCGGCGGCGGCGATACCGGCGCCGACTGCATCGGCACCTCGCATCGCCAGGGCGCGAAATCGGTGACCAGTCTCGAGATCCTGCCCAAGCCGCCAGCCAGCCGCGCGGCCGACAATCCGTGGCCGGAATGGCCGCGCATCTATCGCGTGGCGTCGGCGCACGAGGAAGGCGGCGACCGCCTGTACGCGGTCTCCACCAAGCGCTTCATCGACAATGGCAACGGCCAGGTCAAGGCGCTGGAGCTGGTGAACGTCGAAATGAAGAACGTCGACGGTCGCATGCAAATCGTCGAAGTGCCGGGCTCGAATCACGAACTCGAGGCAGACCTGGTGTTCCTGGCCATGGGCTTCGTCGGCGCCGAACGCGCCGACCTGCTCGACAAGCTCGGCGTCGCCATCACCGAGCGCGGCAACGTGCAGCGCGACGCGCGCTGGATGACCTCGGTCGACGGCGTGTTCGCGGCCGGTGACATTCAACGCGGCCAGTCGCTGATCGTATGGGCAATCGCCGAAGGCCGCGCCGCCGCCGCGTCCATCGACAAGCACCTCATGGGTAGCACCGACCTGCCGGCGCCGCTCGCTTGA
- the gltB gene encoding glutamate synthase large subunit yields MNSARTRFPRTGGPTDGLYDASQEHDSCGVGFVVDMKGRKSHAIIRQALTILANLEHRGATGSEENTGDGAGILIQMPDAFLRPTCAALGFELPAYGHYGAGLVFLPRDAKDAEFCMAQFKRVIEAEGQTLLGWRDVPSDDSMIGPTAQSGEPSFRQIFIGRGANVASEEAFERKLYVIRKLVEHSVWDSGIEQKALFYVPSLSHRTFIYKGMLNADQVDKVFPDLCDERMDSALALVHQRFSTNTFPSWPLAHPFRFIAHNGEINTLRGNINWMRAREALCESSLFGEDLKKLFPIVLEGNSDSASFDQVLEFLHMAGRPLPLAILMMIPEAWSGHEDMDAKRKAFYEYHGSFMEPWDGPASIAFTDGTVIGAVLDRNGLRPSRYYVTKDGMVIMASEVGVLDIPPENIAIKERLHPGRIFLVDTKAGRIVDDAELKQQYIDMFPYGEWLARNQVSIDDLPEPTNVHVPDHATVLQRQQAFGYTHEDLRLLMQPMAASGAEAMGSMGTDAALAVLSDRSRLLYDYFKQLFAQVTNPPLDGIREELVTQLSTPIGPESNLLAPSESSCRQIKLNAPVVDNHDLEKLRSISALGFRSKTIATTYPVAAGAAGLEKALVAVCAAADAAVDEGYAFIILSDRGVDKDHAAIPAALATAGVHHHLVRNGRRIKVGLVIESGEPREVHHFAVLLGYGAGAINPYLAFETLDDMLRQRILVTSPKNRYEGETDHDTAVRMYLKAVNKGLLKVMSKMGISTVQSYRGAQIFEAVGLDKAFVDKYFTWTASRIGGVGLDVIEREVALRHHEAYPERVVKKPDLAWGGEYQWRRDGEYHLFNPDTVYKLQHSTRSGQYEIFKQYTHAVDDQSEHRATLRGLFRFKKAAKPVPLAEVESIDSIMKRFSTGAMSYGSISAEAHETLAIAMNRIGGRSNTGEGGEDPDRFTPDANGDLRRSAIKQVASGRFGVTSEYLVNADDLQIKMAQGAKPGEGGQLPGNKVYPWIAKTRHSTPGVGLISPPPHHDIYSIEDLAQLIHDLKNSNPVARVHVKLVAEVGVGTVAAGVAKAHSDVVLISGYDGGTGASPVTSLKHAGVPWELGLAETQQVLVANQLRDRIVVQVDGQLKTGRDCIVAAMLGAEEYGFATAPLVVMGCVMMRVCHLNTCPVGIATQDKRLRAKFSGKPEFVENFFRYIAEEMREYMAELGVRSIDELIGRVDLLDVEPAVDHWKAQGLDLSQILYQPVAAPGVAIRQVREQDHGLDKSLDRTTIVPLCQPALEHGKSVEAIVPIRNVNRTVGTILGYEITRRYGGAGLPDDTIKLHFNGSAGQSFGAFVPRGVSMTLEGDANDYVGKGLSGARIVVYPPRHSTFVPEANILIGNVALYGATKGEAYFRGIAGERFAVRNSGADTVVEGVGDHGCEYMTGGHVVIIGATGRNFAAGMSGGEAYIYDPDGVFPARCNKEMVDLDKLESEADEDLVRRLLTNHVQYTHSTVAQTILDHWTANKPKFVKVMPKDYKRILAAIETARRTGIPEDQAIMDAAHG; encoded by the coding sequence ATGAATTCTGCTCGCACTCGATTTCCGCGGACCGGCGGCCCGACGGACGGACTGTACGACGCGTCCCAAGAGCACGACTCCTGTGGCGTGGGTTTTGTCGTCGACATGAAGGGTCGCAAGTCCCATGCGATCATTCGCCAGGCCCTGACCATCCTTGCCAACCTCGAGCACCGCGGTGCCACGGGCAGCGAAGAAAACACCGGTGACGGCGCCGGCATCCTGATCCAGATGCCCGACGCGTTCCTGCGTCCAACCTGCGCGGCGCTGGGTTTCGAACTGCCGGCCTATGGCCATTACGGCGCGGGCCTGGTGTTCCTGCCGCGCGACGCCAAGGACGCCGAGTTCTGCATGGCGCAGTTCAAGCGCGTCATCGAAGCCGAAGGACAAACCCTGCTCGGCTGGCGCGATGTGCCCAGCGACGACTCCATGATCGGCCCGACCGCGCAGTCCGGCGAGCCGAGCTTTCGCCAGATCTTCATCGGCCGCGGCGCCAATGTCGCCAGCGAAGAAGCCTTCGAACGCAAGCTTTACGTCATTCGCAAGCTGGTCGAGCACTCGGTGTGGGACAGCGGCATCGAACAGAAGGCGTTGTTCTACGTACCGAGCCTTTCGCATCGCACTTTCATCTACAAAGGCATGCTGAACGCCGACCAGGTCGACAAGGTGTTCCCGGACCTGTGCGACGAACGCATGGACAGCGCGCTGGCGCTGGTGCACCAGCGTTTCTCGACCAACACCTTCCCGTCGTGGCCGCTGGCGCACCCGTTCCGTTTCATTGCCCACAACGGCGAAATCAATACCCTGCGCGGCAACATCAACTGGATGCGCGCGCGCGAGGCGCTGTGCGAATCGAGCCTGTTCGGCGAGGATTTGAAGAAGCTCTTCCCGATCGTGCTGGAAGGCAATTCCGATTCGGCGAGCTTCGACCAGGTGCTGGAATTCCTGCACATGGCCGGCCGCCCGCTGCCGCTCGCCATTCTCATGATGATCCCCGAGGCCTGGAGCGGCCACGAGGACATGGATGCCAAGCGCAAGGCCTTTTACGAATATCACGGCAGCTTCATGGAGCCGTGGGACGGCCCGGCCTCCATCGCGTTTACCGACGGCACCGTGATCGGCGCCGTGCTCGACCGTAACGGCCTGCGCCCGTCGCGTTACTACGTGACCAAGGACGGCATGGTGATCATGGCTTCCGAGGTCGGCGTGCTGGACATTCCGCCGGAGAACATCGCCATCAAGGAACGCCTGCATCCGGGGCGCATTTTCCTGGTGGACACCAAGGCTGGCCGCATTGTCGACGATGCCGAACTCAAGCAGCAGTACATCGACATGTTCCCTTACGGTGAATGGCTGGCGCGCAACCAGGTGTCGATCGATGACCTGCCGGAACCGACCAACGTACACGTGCCGGATCACGCGACCGTGCTGCAGCGTCAGCAGGCGTTTGGTTACACGCACGAAGATCTGCGCCTGTTGATGCAGCCGATGGCGGCGAGCGGCGCGGAAGCGATGGGCTCGATGGGCACCGACGCGGCGCTGGCCGTGCTGTCGGACCGCTCACGCTTGCTCTACGACTATTTCAAGCAGCTGTTCGCGCAGGTCACCAACCCGCCGCTGGACGGCATCCGCGAAGAGCTGGTGACCCAGCTGTCGACGCCCATCGGTCCGGAAAGCAACCTGCTGGCGCCGAGCGAGTCGAGTTGCCGCCAGATCAAGCTCAATGCGCCGGTGGTCGACAACCACGACCTGGAAAAGCTGCGCAGCATCAGCGCGCTCGGTTTCCGTTCCAAAACCATCGCCACCACCTACCCGGTGGCCGCGGGCGCGGCGGGCCTGGAAAAGGCCCTGGTCGCGGTGTGTGCCGCCGCCGATGCGGCGGTCGATGAAGGCTATGCCTTCATCATCCTGTCCGATCGCGGCGTCGACAAGGACCACGCCGCCATTCCCGCGGCGCTCGCCACCGCCGGCGTGCACCATCACCTGGTGCGCAACGGTCGCCGTATCAAGGTCGGTCTCGTCATCGAGTCCGGCGAGCCGCGCGAAGTGCATCATTTCGCGGTGCTGCTCGGCTATGGCGCTGGCGCCATCAACCCGTACCTGGCGTTTGAAACGCTGGACGACATGCTGCGTCAGCGCATCCTCGTCACCAGTCCCAAGAACCGCTACGAAGGCGAGACCGATCACGATACGGCGGTGCGCATGTATCTGAAGGCCGTCAACAAAGGCTTGCTCAAGGTCATGTCCAAGATGGGCATTTCGACCGTGCAGTCCTATCGTGGCGCGCAGATCTTCGAAGCGGTCGGTCTCGACAAGGCCTTCGTCGACAAGTACTTCACCTGGACGGCGTCGCGCATCGGCGGCGTCGGTCTCGATGTCATCGAACGCGAAGTGGCGCTGCGCCACCACGAGGCCTATCCCGAGCGCGTGGTGAAGAAGCCGGACCTCGCCTGGGGCGGTGAATACCAGTGGCGTCGCGACGGCGAGTACCACCTGTTCAACCCGGACACCGTGTACAAGCTGCAGCACTCGACCCGCTCCGGCCAGTACGAGATCTTCAAGCAGTACACCCACGCGGTCGACGACCAGAGCGAGCACCGCGCAACCTTGCGCGGCCTGTTCCGTTTCAAGAAGGCCGCCAAGCCCGTGCCGCTGGCCGAAGTCGAATCGATCGACAGCATCATGAAGCGCTTCTCGACCGGCGCGATGTCCTACGGCTCGATCAGCGCCGAGGCGCACGAGACGCTGGCCATCGCCATGAACCGCATCGGCGGGCGCTCGAATACCGGTGAAGGTGGCGAGGATCCGGACCGTTTCACGCCCGATGCCAACGGCGATCTGCGGCGCAGCGCCATCAAGCAGGTGGCGTCCGGCCGTTTCGGCGTGACCAGCGAGTACCTGGTCAATGCCGACGATCTGCAGATCAAGATGGCGCAGGGCGCGAAGCCCGGCGAAGGCGGCCAGCTGCCCGGCAACAAGGTCTATCCGTGGATTGCCAAGACCCGTCATTCGACGCCCGGCGTGGGCTTGATCTCGCCGCCGCCGCATCACGACATCTACTCGATCGAGGATCTGGCGCAGCTCATCCACGATTTGAAGAATTCGAACCCGGTGGCGCGCGTGCACGTCAAGCTGGTCGCCGAAGTCGGCGTCGGCACCGTCGCGGCCGGCGTCGCCAAGGCCCATTCCGACGTGGTGCTGATCTCGGGCTACGACGGTGGCACCGGCGCCTCGCCGGTCACTTCCTTGAAGCACGCCGGCGTGCCGTGGGAGCTCGGCCTGGCCGAAACCCAGCAGGTGCTGGTCGCCAACCAGCTGCGCGATCGCATCGTGGTGCAGGTCGACGGCCAGTTGAAGACCGGTCGCGACTGCATCGTGGCCGCCATGCTCGGCGCCGAGGAATACGGTTTCGCCACCGCGCCGCTGGTGGTGATGGGCTGCGTGATGATGCGCGTGTGCCATCTCAACACCTGCCCGGTCGGCATCGCGACACAAGACAAGCGCCTGCGCGCCAAATTCAGCGGCAAGCCGGAATTCGTCGAGAACTTCTTCCGCTACATCGCCGAGGAAATGCGCGAATACATGGCCGAGCTCGGGGTGCGCAGCATCGATGAACTCATTGGCCGCGTCGACCTGCTCGATGTCGAGCCGGCGGTCGATCACTGGAAGGCCCAGGGCCTCGACCTGTCACAGATCCTCTACCAGCCGGTGGCGGCGCCGGGCGTCGCCATTCGCCAGGTGCGCGAACAGGATCACGGCCTCGACAAGTCCCTCGATCGCACCACCATCGTACCGCTGTGCCAGCCGGCGCTGGAGCATGGCAAGTCGGTGGAAGCCATCGTGCCGATCCGCAACGTCAATCGCACCGTCGGCACCATCCTCGGCTACGAGATCACGCGCCGCTACGGCGGCGCCGGTCTGCCGGACGACACCATCAAGCTGCACTTCAACGGTTCGGCCGGCCAAAGCTTCGGAGCCTTCGTGCCGCGCGGCGTCTCCATGACCCTCGAAGGCGATGCCAACGACTATGTCGGCAAGGGCCTGTCGGGCGCGCGCATCGTGGTCTACCCGCCGCGTCACTCGACCTTCGTGCCAGAGGCCAACATCCTCATCGGCAACGTCGCGCTGTATGGCGCCACCAAGGGCGAAGCCTACTTCCGCGGCATCGCGGGCGAGCGCTTCGCGGTGCGCAACAGCGGCGCAGACACCGTCGTCGAAGGCGTGGGCGATCACGGCTGCGAATACATGACCGGCGGACACGTCGTCATCATCGGCGCCACCGGTCGCAACTTCGCCGCCGGCATGTCGGGCGGTGAAGCGTATATCTACGATCCGGATGGCGTGTTCCCCGCTCGTTGCAACAAGGAGATGGTGGACCTGGACAAGCTCGAGAGCGAAGCGGACGAGGATCTCGTGCGTCGCCTGCTGACCAACCACGTGCAGTACACCCACAGCACGGTGGCGCAAACCATCCTCGACCACTGGACTGCCAACAAACCGAAGTTCGTCAAAGTCATGCCCAAGGACTACAAACGTATCCTCGCCGCCATCGAGACCGCACGCCGCACCGGAATTCCGGAAGACCAGGCGATCATGGATGCCGCCCATGGCTAA
- a CDS encoding SPOR domain-containing protein: MTVMDDSPAGATKQPPYLTTPAIRQRLDLLSHLLEFGHQMVVVQGELGSGRSRLLGAIADQARANWRVIPATGAAMRTAPAMLAALSEALELGELDAGVEDLRARLAEIELGGQLCILALDDAEHLDDAARSMLFSLAYSDHQRGDLRVVMSGDADSDFGERMQAAAPEGAVIHLVDLPPLEPEELKTLALSALPAVGGELQLDADLELDEGLDLEQLAAAAGGNPGRMLASLRNGGHKPIHPGQRAAAAARAMGGALRDFNVRKYTAALAAAAFVVVAVAIGMLLSSRHAENTKPGTVEISLPAPSAEAQPPANDAPLPPEPAVAETSAAPTPIEPVAETPAAEPTPPTPAESQASATPPALTGEGATVAPPAAAEATSTAAVEPAPATAASTEPPAPAPVESAPAPAPAPKAKTESEKHARSVASKGTSSAPTTAKHTNRPAPAKAGTEEPKSFYSSAWVKRQKPQSFVVQLFGSRERAATTRFIRDHGIGEKATVVKVTLKGAPWYVVVTGLYTSRKAATSAINAMPAPLLKGKPWPRAVATLK, encoded by the coding sequence ATGACCGTGATGGATGACAGCCCGGCCGGCGCGACGAAGCAGCCGCCTTATCTCACGACGCCCGCCATTCGCCAGCGTCTGGACCTGTTGAGCCACCTGCTGGAATTCGGCCATCAGATGGTCGTGGTGCAGGGCGAGCTCGGCAGCGGCCGCAGCCGCCTGCTCGGCGCGATTGCAGACCAGGCGCGGGCAAACTGGCGGGTGATCCCCGCCACGGGCGCGGCCATGCGCACGGCCCCCGCCATGCTGGCGGCACTCAGCGAAGCGCTGGAACTCGGCGAGCTCGATGCCGGGGTCGAAGACCTGCGCGCGCGCCTTGCCGAAATCGAACTGGGCGGACAGCTGTGCATCCTGGCCCTGGACGACGCCGAGCATCTCGACGATGCCGCGCGCTCGATGCTGTTTTCGCTTGCCTACAGCGACCATCAGCGCGGCGATCTCAGGGTGGTGATGAGCGGCGACGCCGACAGCGATTTCGGCGAACGCATGCAGGCCGCGGCGCCCGAGGGCGCGGTCATCCACCTCGTCGACCTGCCGCCGCTGGAGCCGGAAGAACTGAAGACCCTGGCGCTGAGCGCGCTGCCCGCCGTCGGTGGCGAACTGCAGCTCGATGCCGACCTTGAGCTCGACGAGGGCCTGGACCTCGAACAACTCGCGGCGGCGGCCGGCGGCAACCCCGGTCGCATGCTGGCCAGCCTCCGGAACGGCGGCCACAAGCCCATCCACCCCGGGCAACGCGCCGCGGCCGCGGCGCGCGCCATGGGTGGGGCATTGCGCGATTTCAACGTGCGCAAGTACACCGCGGCGTTGGCAGCCGCCGCCTTCGTGGTGGTGGCAGTGGCCATCGGCATGCTGCTGTCCTCCCGCCATGCCGAGAACACCAAGCCCGGCACCGTGGAAATCTCCCTGCCGGCGCCGAGTGCCGAGGCCCAGCCGCCGGCCAACGACGCGCCGCTGCCGCCCGAACCGGCCGTCGCCGAGACCAGCGCGGCACCGACGCCCATCGAGCCGGTCGCCGAAACGCCGGCAGCCGAGCCCACACCACCGACCCCGGCCGAATCGCAGGCGAGCGCCACGCCGCCGGCGCTGACCGGCGAGGGCGCGACGGTCGCGCCGCCCGCTGCAGCCGAGGCCACGTCGACCGCCGCCGTCGAGCCTGCGCCGGCCACGGCGGCAAGCACCGAACCGCCAGCTCCCGCGCCGGTCGAGTCCGCGCCCGCGCCCGCGCCCGCGCCCAAAGCCAAGACCGAAAGTGAAAAACACGCCAGGAGCGTGGCGAGCAAAGGTACCTCGTCGGCCCCCACCACGGCCAAACACACCAACAGGCCGGCGCCCGCCAAGGCCGGCACCGAGGAGCCGAAATCCTTCTATTCATCCGCGTGGGTCAAACGCCAGAAGCCGCAGAGCTTCGTCGTGCAGTTGTTCGGCAGTCGCGAACGCGCCGCGACCACGCGCTTCATTCGCGATCACGGCATCGGCGAAAAGGCCACGGTGGTCAAGGTCACGCTCAAGGGCGCGCCCTGGTACGTGGTCGTCACCGGTCTTTACACCTCGCGTAAGGCCGCCACCTCGGCGATTAACGCGATGCCCGCACCGCTACTCAAAGGCAAGCCCTGGCCGCGCGCGGTAGCGACCCTGAAGTAA